The Thermodesulfobacteriota bacterium genome contains the following window.
TTGGACAAAGAGTCTTTCTAAATACAAAGAAAAAGGGATTGATACGGTTGCCTTTGGTGATTTATATTTAGAGGATATAAGACAATACCGGATAGATCAGCTTTCTAAGATAGGGATGAAATGTATCTTTCCGATTTGGAAAAAAGATACATCTAAACTTGCCAGAAGTTTTGTAAAATGGGGCTTTAAGGCAATCACGGTCTGTGTTGATTCTAAAGTGTTAAGCAAAGAGTTTGTAGGGCGTGAGTATGATAACCAGTTTTTGGACCAGCTTCCTAAAGAGATTGACCCTTGTGGAGAGAATGGCGAATTTCACACTTTTGTATATGATGGACCAATATTCAATAAAGTAATTCCCCACACTTTAGGAGAAATA
Protein-coding sequences here:
- a CDS encoding diphthine--ammonia ligase, whose translation is MNNKPKVLLSWSGGKDSSLTLYEIQKQGVLEIDSLVTTVTADYDRVSMHGLRNTLLHEQVKSLNLPLEKVVISKGATNQEYEQSWTKSLSKYKEKGIDTVAFGDLYLEDIRQYRIDQLSKIGMKCIFPIWKKDTSKLARSFVKWGFKAITVCVDSKVLSKEFVGREYDNQFLDQLPKEIDPCGENGEFHTFVYDGPIFNKVIPHTLGEIVLRDERFYYCDIMPGG